Proteins encoded within one genomic window of Cucumis sativus cultivar 9930 chromosome 3, Cucumber_9930_V3, whole genome shotgun sequence:
- the LOC101217564 gene encoding peptidyl-tRNA hydrolase 2, mitochondrial isoform X2, with protein MLGASKSSRKQVKPEKEWLSVSFKPENFIPGLVIGFILGLFLDLSKPSKGNAKKGYFLPSKYQQLSPASNNGDQELKLVLVVRQDLKMGSGKIASQCAHAATGLYAELMQSHRNLLRQWELCGQPKIVVTCKNQHEMNKLKDSAENIGLPTFVVADAGRTQVSAGSKTVLAIGPGPKEAIDAVSGKLRLL; from the exons ATGTTGGGTGCTTCTAAGTCTTCCAGAAAG CAAGTGAAGCCAGAAAAGGAATGGCTGTCGGTGAGTTTCAAACCCGAGAACTTCATTCCTGGCCTCGTAATTGGTTTCATTCTTGGGTTGTTTTTGGATTTATCAAAACCCAGTAAAGGTAATGCTAAGAAGGGCTATTTTCTGCCGTCTAAGTACCAACAGCTTTCTCCAGCCTCAAATAACGGTGATCAAGAGCTCAAATTG GTCCTTGTCGTTAGGCAAGATCTGAAGATGGGTTCTGGAAAAATTGCATCTCAATGTGCTC ACGCCGCTACTGGCTTGTATGCAGAACTAATGCAAAG CCACCGAAACCTTTTGAGACAGTGGGAACTATGTGGGCAGCCGAAAATAGTCGTAACATGCAAGAATCAACACGAAAT GAATAAACTGAAGGATTCAGCTGAGAATATTGGCCTTCCTACTTTTGTTGTTGCTGATGCTGGACGCACACAG GTTTCGGCTGGATCAAAGACTGTTCTTGCCATTGGACCTG GGCCAAAGGAAGCCATTGATGCAGTAAGTGGAAAACTACGCTTACTCTAG
- the LOC101217801 gene encoding uncharacterized protein LOC101217801 isoform X2: MASRFRSLATPSISLIKSTITKPSIKPRPAASFTLCSSPALSRSFPQLGSLQSLLPLHSAVSSARLTSCLGIDSLSSRSLSQELGLCVPR, from the exons ATGGCTTCCCGCTTTCGATCTCTGGCAACTCCATCCATTTCCCTCATTAAATCCACCATTACCAAACCCTCCATTAAACCCAGACCCGCCGCTTCCTTCACCCTCTGTTCTTCACCTGCACTTTCCAG GTCGTTTCCCCAGTTGGGTTCTCTTCAATCTCTGCTTCCTCTTCATTCCGCAGTCTCTTCGGCTCGACTAACCTCCTGTCTTGGTATCGATTCATTGTCCTCGAGATCATTGTCACAGG AATTGGGTCTCTGTGTGCCGCGATAA
- the LOC101217801 gene encoding uncharacterized protein LOC101217801 isoform X1 produces the protein MASRFRSLATPSISLIKSTITKPSIKPRPAASFTLCSSPALSRSFPQLGSLQSLLPLHSAVSSARLTSCLGIDSLSSRSLSQGMLCSANPGV, from the exons ATGGCTTCCCGCTTTCGATCTCTGGCAACTCCATCCATTTCCCTCATTAAATCCACCATTACCAAACCCTCCATTAAACCCAGACCCGCCGCTTCCTTCACCCTCTGTTCTTCACCTGCACTTTCCAG GTCGTTTCCCCAGTTGGGTTCTCTTCAATCTCTGCTTCCTCTTCATTCCGCAGTCTCTTCGGCTCGACTAACCTCCTGTCTTGGTATCGATTCATTGTCCTCGAGATCATTGTCACAGGGTATGCTCTGCAGTGCCAACCCAGGAGTTTGA
- the LOC101221905 gene encoding GATA transcription factor 9 has protein sequence MEGPEYFQPGFSSQFSTEDRQSSDANKTNTAAAPPTTADHFIVEDLLDFSNDDDVVFTDGTFDNQTPTSTDSSTLTLLDSCNSYPNTGNAHNYHFADANFSTDLGVPYDDLAELEWLSNFVEDSFSTDDLEKLSLISGMNSRADVHDDDASKAREFQTGFNRNHSPGFRHEMSVVPAKAARSKRSRAAPCIWNSRLSVLSPTNSSSETDVVVTLTPHPNTAKKTTKKKEIPDDTSSAAGNNGEGRKCLHCATDKTPQWRTGPMGPKTLCNACGVRYKSGRLVPEYRPAASPTFVLTKHSNSHRKVMELRRQKEMMRAQQQQQYLHHESMGFDHVSNDDDYLIHQHIGPLYQ, from the exons ATGGAAGGACCCGAATATTTCCAGCCCggtttttcttctcaattctCTACCGAAGACCGTCAGTCCTCCGATGCAAATAAAACTAACACCGCCGCCGCACCTCCCACTACTGCCGACCATTTCATCGTCGAGGACCTTTTGGACTTCTCTAATGACGATGACGTTGTCTTCACCGATGGAACTTTCGATAACCAAACCCCTACTTCTACTGATTCCTCCACTCTTACCTTACTCGATTCATGCAATTCTTACCCCAATACCGGCAATGCCCACAACTATCATTTCGCCGACGCTAATTTCTCTACTGACCTTGGTGTTCCG TACGATGACTTGGCCGAGCTGGAATGGCTTTCAAATTTCGTGGAAGATTCTTTCTCCACCGACGATTTGGAGAAGCTGAGTTTGATTTCCGGGATGAATTCCCGGGCCGATGTCCATGACGATGACGCCTCAAAAGCTCGAGAATTTCAGACCGGATTCAACCGGAACCATTCACCAGGTTTTCGCCACGAAATGTCCGTAGTTCCGGCGAAAGCCGCTCGTAGCAAGCGGTCTAGGGCGGCGCCTTGCATATGGAATTCCCGATTATCCGTACTCTCTCCCACAAATTCCTCTTCCGAAACCGACGTTGTCGTCACGCTCACGCCACATCCAAACACCGCCAAGAAAACCacgaagaagaaagaaattccGGATGACACGTCGTCCGCCGCCGGTAATAACGGGGAAGGACGTAAATGTCTCCATTGTGCCACCGACAAAACGCCCCAGTGGCGAACGGGACCAATGGGTCCAAAGACGTTGTGTAATGCTTGTGGGGTCCGGTACAAATCCGGTCGTTTGGTACCGGAATACCGACCGGCGGCGAGCCCAACGTTTGTACTGACAAAACACTCAAATTCTCACCGGAAGGTTATGGAACTCCGGCGACAAAAGGAAATGATGAGAGCACAGCAACAACAACAGTATCTTCATCATGAGAGTATGGGGTTTGATCATGTATCAAACGACGACGATTATTTGATCCATCAACACATAGGCCCACTCTATCAATAG
- the LOC101217564 gene encoding peptidyl-tRNA hydrolase 2, mitochondrial isoform X1 — MLGASKSSRKKQQVKPEKEWLSVSFKPENFIPGLVIGFILGLFLDLSKPSKGNAKKGYFLPSKYQQLSPASNNGDQELKLVLVVRQDLKMGSGKIASQCAHAATGLYAELMQSHRNLLRQWELCGQPKIVVTCKNQHEMNKLKDSAENIGLPTFVVADAGRTQVSAGSKTVLAIGPGPKEAIDAVSGKLRLL, encoded by the exons ATGTTGGGTGCTTCTAAGTCTTCCAGAAAG AAGCAGCAAGTGAAGCCAGAAAAGGAATGGCTGTCGGTGAGTTTCAAACCCGAGAACTTCATTCCTGGCCTCGTAATTGGTTTCATTCTTGGGTTGTTTTTGGATTTATCAAAACCCAGTAAAGGTAATGCTAAGAAGGGCTATTTTCTGCCGTCTAAGTACCAACAGCTTTCTCCAGCCTCAAATAACGGTGATCAAGAGCTCAAATTG GTCCTTGTCGTTAGGCAAGATCTGAAGATGGGTTCTGGAAAAATTGCATCTCAATGTGCTC ACGCCGCTACTGGCTTGTATGCAGAACTAATGCAAAG CCACCGAAACCTTTTGAGACAGTGGGAACTATGTGGGCAGCCGAAAATAGTCGTAACATGCAAGAATCAACACGAAAT GAATAAACTGAAGGATTCAGCTGAGAATATTGGCCTTCCTACTTTTGTTGTTGCTGATGCTGGACGCACACAG GTTTCGGCTGGATCAAAGACTGTTCTTGCCATTGGACCTG GGCCAAAGGAAGCCATTGATGCAGTAAGTGGAAAACTACGCTTACTCTAG